One Gammaproteobacteria bacterium genomic window, GTCTTACCAGCAGACGCTTGGCAATGTGACCGTGTACATAACCGGTGCCGCGCACCGCGTGCAGCAAGGCGATGAGCAGCAGGATTCCGGCAATCACGCACAGCGGCCAGAAGAACCAGGAAACAACGATCGGACCGTTGATATAAATCAATCCGTGCCAAACGTAGGTGAGCGGGGAAAAAATCAACGTCAGCGCGATCGCCAGCCAGGCGATGATCACCGCGAAGTACAGCGTGCCGAGAAACAGTTGCAGGACCATGTAAAACAGCGTGGACCAAGTGCGGCCATCGGTGAGCAGCTCCTTGATGCGGGTGAACAAGGGCACGGTTCCGCCGGGATGGGGCGGCCGGCGCGGCATGCGCACGCCCAACAAGGATTCAACAACGCGACCTTCCACCAACGACAGCATGCGCACGCTGCCCAGGAACAGCAGGAAGAACGGAATGCCGATGACGAGCGGCAGCAGGCCGAATGACAGTGCCGACCCGGCCATTACCCAGGTAAAGTAAAAGATGCCGGTAAACATCGCCATCAGCAGATAGAACAAGGAAGCATAGGCGCGCGGATCCGACAGTACACCGAAAAAATTTCCAAGCAACGAGCGGCGTTTGGCGGGACGCGGCGTGCGCAGGGCGGCCTGCACCTTGACCTCGGTGGCGCGATAGGCGTCGGCCACTTCCTCCGGCGCGCCGTAACTGGTGGCGATGGCGGCGAGAATTTGTTCCTCGCTCTGATCGGGGTGTGCATGCAATTCACCGCGCAGATATTCCTCGGCATCGTAAAGCGCGTCCTGGATCAGCGCCGGGTCAGCGCCGTGGAGTGCGGCACGCAATTGCTCCAGATAGTCCTGAATGCTGCGGGGTACGGTGTTAGTCATGGCGGCTGTCCTTCATGATGGCGTCCACAAAATCCCGGGTGTTGACCCAGGCGTCTTTCCACTGGGCGAGTACCGCGCGGCCGGCGTCGGTGATGGTGTAGTAACGGCGCGGCGGGCCGGAAACCGAAGGTTCCACGTAACTATCCAACAGCCCTGCGGCGGACAGAGAGCGCAGCACCGGATAAAGCGTGCCCTGCTTCATGACGCCGTTTTCCCCTGCGTCGGGTTCCAGTTGTTTGGCGATCTGGTAGCCGTATTGCGGATTCCGAGCTTCAGCCAGGGTGGCCAACAGCACCAGTGCCACGATGCCGGCATTGAGTTCTTTCTGGAACTTGCGCAGATGGTTGTCTTCGTCACTCACCCAGCAATTCTCAAATGTACTGTAGTATTGACAAGGGTATAGTATTAACTTAACAATAGTCAAGCAGTTTTTGGAAATATTTATCAGGTCAGCATTCCCGAGGACTATGGAAGACCGGGGGCCGCACCGACTGGCCTAATTCGGTGCACGCGCGTACCCATGGGGGCCATGGCATCAGATTCACATCGCACCCAGGCGCCCTTCGAAATGCGCGCCGTCACCCACCGCAGTTGGATTAGCGCCTGTGACCCGGACAATTCTTCGACGGCCACCACCGCCCACGGGTTGCGGCCGGCAGTGAAGCTTCTAGTGAAGCTTCTTTTGACCCGATCCAGTCACGCCACGTTGTCATGACGCCGTAACCTCCTTTTCATCGTGCAGTCATGTTG contains:
- a CDS encoding sensor domain-containing protein, with the protein product MTNTVPRSIQDYLEQLRAALHGADPALIQDALYDAEEYLRGELHAHPDQSEEQILAAIATSYGAPEEVADAYRATEVKVQAALRTPRPAKRRSLLGNFFGVLSDPRAYASLFYLLMAMFTGIFYFTWVMAGSALSFGLLPLVIGIPFFLLFLGSVRMLSLVEGRVVESLLGVRMPRRPPHPGGTVPLFTRIKELLTDGRTWSTLFYMVLQLFLGTLYFAVIIAWLAIALTLIFSPLTYVWHGLIYINGPIVVSWFFWPLCVIAGILLLIALLHAVRGTGYVHGHIAKRLLVRLAD
- a CDS encoding PadR family transcriptional regulator, producing MSDEDNHLRKFQKELNAGIVALVLLATLAEARNPQYGYQIAKQLEPDAGENGVMKQGTLYPVLRSLSAAGLLDSYVEPSVSGPPRRYYTITDAGRAVLAQWKDAWVNTRDFVDAIMKDSRHD